Proteins found in one Promicromonospora sukumoe genomic segment:
- a CDS encoding sensor histidine kinase produces MRLGTEEWSGLAMLVVALALAGPVLFGHAGTTIPRGWWIALFVLLMVTLLGSLVRERADLVRHTMFATAVVSSWAVVLTAPEVGLMPVLLVVIASVSVYVAPLRVGFIVVGLNTAVLVVLTVQRDNGLADALVGVGFYLLIQLATILSSITLIREQRLRRELSQAHVDLRAASALLTESARTAERLRISRDLHDLIGHQLTVLTLELEAARHRDGDQARDHVERANRVARELLADVRTTVGELRTASSDLTEAFRQVVRDLPDLDVSIDVGPDVQVDEEQTAALVRAVQEIVTNTLRHADARALRISLTAGQDGVVLSARDDGRGFRELVPGNGLRGLAERFEALGGGVEFDGADGFRVTARVPT; encoded by the coding sequence ATGCGGCTCGGGACGGAGGAGTGGTCGGGGCTCGCGATGCTCGTGGTCGCGCTCGCCCTGGCCGGGCCGGTGCTCTTCGGGCACGCGGGCACCACGATCCCGCGCGGCTGGTGGATCGCGCTGTTCGTGCTGCTGATGGTCACCCTGCTGGGGTCCCTGGTCCGCGAGCGGGCCGACCTGGTGCGGCACACGATGTTCGCGACGGCGGTCGTGTCGTCGTGGGCGGTGGTGCTCACCGCGCCCGAGGTCGGGCTCATGCCGGTGCTGCTGGTCGTCATCGCGAGCGTCAGCGTGTACGTCGCGCCGCTGCGTGTGGGCTTCATCGTCGTCGGCCTGAACACGGCGGTGCTGGTGGTGCTCACGGTCCAGCGCGACAACGGGCTCGCCGACGCCCTGGTCGGCGTCGGGTTCTACCTGCTCATCCAGCTCGCGACGATACTGAGCTCGATCACGCTCATCCGCGAGCAGCGGCTGCGCCGCGAGCTCAGCCAGGCGCACGTGGACCTGCGGGCGGCCTCCGCGCTGCTGACCGAGTCCGCGCGGACGGCGGAGCGGCTGCGGATCTCGCGCGACCTGCACGACCTGATCGGCCACCAGCTCACGGTGCTCACCCTGGAGCTGGAGGCGGCTCGGCACCGCGACGGCGACCAGGCGCGCGACCACGTGGAGCGGGCGAACCGGGTGGCGCGCGAGCTGCTGGCCGACGTGCGGACGACGGTCGGCGAGCTGCGGACGGCGTCGTCGGACCTGACGGAGGCGTTCCGCCAGGTGGTGCGCGACCTGCCCGACCTGGACGTGTCGATCGACGTGGGCCCCGACGTGCAGGTCGACGAGGAGCAGACGGCGGCCCTGGTGCGCGCCGTGCAGGAGATCGTCACGAACACCCTGCGGCACGCCGACGCCCGCGCGCTGCGGATCTCGCTGACGGCCGGGCAGGACGGCGTGGTCCTGTCCGCGCGGGACGACGGGCGCGGGTTCCGCGAGCTGGTGCCCGGCAACGGCCTGCGCGGCCTGGCCGAGCGGTTCGAGGCGCTGGGCGGCGGGGTCGAGTTCGACGGCGCCGACGGCTTCCGGGTGACGGCGCGGGTGCCGACGTGA
- a CDS encoding SDR family oxidoreductase, with protein MQVFVTGASGWIGSAVVDELLADGHAVTALARSDASASALEAKGVRVQRGDLDDLDGLRRGADAAEAVLHLANKHDFANPAASNAAERAAVQTFSDTLAGSHRPFLFAAGVAGLSQDRPGLAPGRPATEADDSPSHGPDSPRGGAENLALEYVDRGVRAISLRFSPTVHGAGDHGFISVITDAARRHGVAGYPGDGTNRWAAVHRSDAARLVALGLAKAPAGARLHAVAEEGVTSREIAEAIGAALDLPVASIAPDDVTAHFGWIGGFFGTEMSATSTATRELLGWTPTGPTLVEDIATGAYTTPATV; from the coding sequence ATGCAGGTTTTCGTCACTGGAGCATCCGGCTGGATCGGGTCGGCCGTGGTCGACGAGCTGCTCGCGGACGGTCACGCCGTCACGGCGCTCGCCCGGTCCGACGCGTCGGCGTCCGCGCTCGAGGCGAAGGGCGTCCGCGTCCAGCGCGGCGACCTGGACGACCTCGACGGCCTGCGCCGGGGCGCCGACGCCGCCGAGGCGGTGCTGCACCTCGCGAACAAGCACGACTTCGCGAACCCGGCGGCGTCCAACGCCGCGGAGCGCGCCGCCGTGCAGACGTTCTCCGACACCCTCGCCGGCTCGCACCGTCCGTTCCTGTTCGCTGCGGGCGTCGCCGGGCTCTCGCAGGACCGCCCGGGGCTGGCGCCGGGCCGCCCCGCGACCGAGGCCGACGACTCCCCGTCCCACGGCCCCGACTCGCCCCGCGGTGGCGCCGAGAACCTCGCGCTGGAGTACGTCGACCGCGGCGTGCGGGCGATCAGCCTCCGCTTCTCGCCGACGGTGCACGGCGCGGGCGACCACGGGTTCATCTCGGTGATCACCGACGCCGCCCGCCGGCACGGCGTCGCCGGCTACCCGGGCGACGGCACCAACCGCTGGGCCGCCGTCCACCGCTCCGACGCCGCGCGGCTCGTCGCCCTCGGCCTGGCGAAGGCCCCGGCGGGCGCGCGGCTGCACGCCGTCGCAGAGGAGGGCGTCACGAGCCGCGAGATCGCCGAGGCGATCGGCGCGGCCCTCGACCTCCCGGTCGCCTCGATCGCGCCCGACGACGTCACGGCGCACTTCGGCTGGATCGGCGGCTTCTTCGGCACGGAGATGTCCGCGACGAGCACCGCGACGCGGGAGCTGCTCGGCTGGACGCCGACCGGCCCGACCCTGGTCGAGGACATCGCGACGGGCGCCTACACGACCCCGGCCACGGTCTAG
- a CDS encoding glycoside hydrolase 5 family protein has product MTTTPRFGVNYTPSKDWMFQWMAIDRAVVRADFEAIAALGVDHVRVFPLWPVLQPNRTLIRQRALDDIALVADLAAEQGLDIAVDVIQGHMSGFDFVPAWLVNWHDGNMFTDQPAIDAQVDLVAAVYDAVRDKPNFLGLTLGNELNQFQRPNPAAMPAKRDEITHWLTSLLEAPRDRDPGHLVTHSENDHLWYRDEHPFVPAHASRLGDVTTVHSWIFNGTAATYGALSPQSVRHAEWMIELSKAFAAQPGRQVWLQEVGAPSMNLAESEMPEFCARTIEAALTTDDLYAVTWWCSHDVTRELGDYKDLEYSLGLLDTENNVKPLGRRFAEVVAEARRAGARPASSGRPVAVVVDVDADDLPLSRPSLGPGGAVFERWHALREEGVEVTVVTSAAAADPAALEARGIRELVRVDAV; this is encoded by the coding sequence TTGACCACCACCCCGCGTTTCGGCGTCAACTACACCCCGTCGAAGGACTGGATGTTCCAGTGGATGGCGATCGACCGCGCCGTCGTGCGCGCCGACTTCGAGGCCATCGCGGCGCTCGGCGTCGACCACGTCCGGGTGTTCCCCCTGTGGCCCGTGCTGCAGCCCAACCGCACCCTGATCCGGCAGCGCGCCCTGGACGACATCGCGCTCGTGGCCGACCTCGCGGCCGAGCAGGGCCTGGACATCGCCGTCGACGTGATCCAGGGGCACATGTCGGGCTTCGACTTCGTGCCGGCCTGGCTCGTGAACTGGCACGACGGCAACATGTTCACCGACCAGCCGGCGATCGACGCGCAGGTCGACCTCGTCGCGGCGGTCTACGACGCCGTCCGGGACAAGCCCAACTTCCTGGGCCTGACGCTCGGCAACGAGCTCAACCAGTTCCAGCGGCCCAACCCGGCCGCGATGCCCGCCAAGCGCGACGAGATCACGCACTGGCTGACGTCGCTGCTGGAGGCCCCGCGCGACCGCGACCCGGGGCACCTCGTGACGCACAGCGAGAACGACCACCTCTGGTACCGCGACGAGCACCCGTTCGTGCCGGCGCACGCCTCGCGCCTGGGCGACGTGACGACCGTGCACTCCTGGATCTTCAACGGCACGGCCGCGACGTACGGCGCGCTGTCGCCGCAGTCGGTGCGGCACGCCGAGTGGATGATCGAGCTGTCCAAGGCGTTCGCCGCGCAGCCCGGCCGGCAGGTCTGGCTGCAGGAGGTCGGGGCGCCCTCGATGAACCTCGCCGAGTCGGAGATGCCCGAGTTCTGCGCGCGCACCATCGAGGCGGCACTCACCACGGACGACCTCTACGCCGTCACCTGGTGGTGCTCGCACGACGTGACCCGCGAGCTGGGCGACTACAAGGACCTCGAGTACTCGCTCGGCCTGCTCGACACCGAGAACAACGTGAAGCCGCTCGGGCGGCGGTTCGCCGAGGTGGTCGCGGAGGCGCGGCGTGCTGGTGCGCGTCCTGCTTCTTCGGGGCGGCCGGTGGCCGTGGTGGTCGACGTCGACGCGGACGACCTGCCGCTGTCCCGGCCGTCCCTCGGCCCCGGCGGCGCGGTCTTCGAGCGCTGGCACGCGCTGCGCGAGGAGGGCGTGGAGGTCACCGTCGTGACCAGCGCCGCCGCCGCGGACCCCGCCGCGCTGGAGGCTCGCGGGATCCGGGAGCTGGTTCGTGTCGACGCGGTCTGA
- a CDS encoding ABC transporter permease, which translates to MSTTAPTIAVHRPGPRSWLTLVVCEAKMVARDTAGLVVPLGLPLLILLTSAQAAGDQVVTGGFTVLEAYVLPLVLTMVIATIGVINMPSFLAYYRRSGILRRLSVTPASPAMVLVAQVVVSVLQTVLGLALAVAVSFLGFGARPPADLATTAGVYVLAMAAMYAVGMIVAAVAPTPNSAVAIGLVGFFALGALGGMFGGPGSLPEPLAELGERLPFGAAVQALAAAWVGAPVEPAHLISLGVTVVVGSVTAALLFRWD; encoded by the coding sequence ATGAGCACCACCGCCCCCACCATCGCCGTCCACCGGCCGGGCCCGCGGTCCTGGCTGACCCTCGTGGTCTGCGAGGCCAAGATGGTCGCGCGCGACACCGCCGGCCTCGTCGTACCGCTCGGCCTGCCGCTCCTCATCCTCCTGACCAGCGCCCAGGCGGCCGGCGACCAGGTCGTGACCGGCGGCTTCACCGTGCTGGAGGCCTACGTGCTGCCGCTGGTGCTGACCATGGTCATCGCCACCATCGGCGTCATCAACATGCCGAGCTTCCTGGCGTACTACCGCCGCAGCGGCATCCTGCGCCGGCTCTCCGTCACCCCCGCGTCCCCCGCGATGGTGCTCGTCGCGCAGGTGGTCGTCAGCGTGCTGCAGACCGTCCTCGGGCTCGCTCTGGCCGTCGCCGTGTCGTTCCTCGGCTTCGGCGCCCGACCTCCGGCCGACCTCGCGACCACCGCCGGGGTCTACGTGCTCGCCATGGCGGCCATGTACGCCGTCGGGATGATCGTGGCCGCCGTCGCGCCCACACCGAACTCCGCGGTCGCCATCGGGCTCGTCGGCTTCTTCGCGCTCGGCGCCCTGGGCGGCATGTTCGGCGGCCCCGGCAGCCTGCCCGAGCCGCTCGCCGAGCTCGGCGAACGGCTGCCCTTCGGGGCAGCGGTCCAGGCGCTCGCGGCGGCCTGGGTCGGGGCTCCCGTCGAGCCGGCGCACCTGATCAGCCTGGGCGTGACGGTCGTGGTGGGCTCGGTGACCGCGGCGCTGTTGTTCCGCTGGGACTGA
- a CDS encoding ABC transporter ATP-binding protein, translating to MSSDTKESGVPAIEAEGLVKRYRDKVAVDGLSLRVDVGEVLGVLGTNGAGKTTTVEMIAGLRRPDRGSVRLLGLDPRRDRARVRQVLGVQLQQAYLHGALTVAELLGLYRSFYPDPRPADELLELVGLEEQRRVRFEKLSGGQQQRVSIALALVGRPQVVILDELTTGLDPRARRRMWATVEHLRDEGVTVVLVSHAMEEVERLCDRVALLDAGRLVDVGTPAALTARAGAATLDDAFVALTGKQLEAAE from the coding sequence ATGAGCAGCGACACGAAGGAGAGCGGGGTGCCCGCCATCGAGGCCGAGGGCCTGGTCAAGCGGTACCGCGACAAGGTCGCGGTCGACGGCCTGAGCCTGCGGGTCGACGTCGGGGAGGTGCTCGGCGTGCTCGGCACCAACGGCGCCGGCAAGACCACCACCGTCGAGATGATCGCGGGCCTGCGCCGGCCGGACCGGGGGAGCGTCCGCCTGCTGGGCCTGGACCCGCGGCGGGACCGCGCCCGGGTGCGGCAGGTGCTCGGCGTACAGCTCCAGCAGGCCTACCTGCACGGGGCGCTCACCGTGGCCGAGCTGCTCGGGCTCTACCGCAGCTTCTACCCCGACCCGCGACCCGCCGACGAGCTCCTGGAGCTCGTCGGCCTGGAGGAGCAGCGCCGCGTGCGCTTCGAGAAGCTGTCCGGCGGCCAGCAGCAGCGGGTGTCGATCGCCCTGGCGCTGGTGGGCCGGCCGCAGGTCGTGATCCTCGACGAGCTCACGACCGGCCTCGACCCGCGCGCCCGGCGCCGCATGTGGGCCACGGTCGAGCACCTGCGGGACGAGGGCGTCACCGTCGTGCTCGTCAGCCACGCCATGGAGGAGGTCGAGCGGCTCTGCGACCGGGTCGCGCTGCTCGACGCCGGCCGGCTGGTCGACGTCGGCACGCCCGCCGCGCTCACCGCGCGAGCGGGCGCGGCCACCCTCGACGACGCATTCGTCGCCCTCACCGGAAAGCAGCTGGAGGCAGCCGAATGA
- a CDS encoding 1-aminocyclopropane-1-carboxylate deaminase, whose protein sequence is MSLSDFPRHPLTFGPSPVHPLPRLTAHLGGAQVWAKREDCNAGLAYGGNKTRKLEYIVPEALAQGADTLVSIGGYQSNHTRQVAAVAASLGLKAVLVQENWVDWPDSVADRVGNIMLSRIMGAEVRLDPAGFGIGFKDSWARAIEDVKERGGTPYAIPAGASDHRLGGLGFARWAEEVQEQERELGVFFDTIVVCAVTGSTQAGMIAGFAALEEAGGPPRRVIGIDASAKLDETRDQVARIARATAELIGVGRPLREDEITVLPGWAGDLYGIPVESTLDAIRLTGELEGVIIDPVYEGKSMAGLIDLVTSGDIPATSNVLYAHLGGQPALNAYSGLFTQTRQMLG, encoded by the coding sequence TTGAGCCTGTCCGACTTCCCCCGCCACCCGCTCACCTTCGGGCCCAGCCCGGTCCACCCGCTGCCCCGGCTCACCGCCCACCTCGGGGGCGCCCAGGTCTGGGCCAAGCGCGAGGACTGCAACGCCGGCCTCGCCTACGGCGGCAACAAGACCCGCAAGCTGGAGTACATCGTCCCGGAGGCCCTGGCCCAGGGCGCGGACACGCTGGTCTCGATCGGCGGCTACCAGTCCAACCACACGCGCCAGGTCGCGGCGGTCGCCGCGTCGCTCGGGCTCAAGGCCGTGCTGGTGCAGGAGAACTGGGTCGACTGGCCCGACTCGGTCGCCGACCGCGTCGGCAACATCATGCTGAGCCGCATCATGGGCGCCGAGGTGCGGCTCGACCCGGCCGGCTTCGGCATCGGGTTCAAGGACTCCTGGGCCCGTGCGATCGAGGACGTCAAGGAGCGCGGGGGCACGCCGTACGCGATCCCGGCGGGCGCCTCCGACCACCGCCTCGGCGGCCTCGGCTTCGCACGCTGGGCCGAGGAGGTCCAGGAGCAGGAGCGGGAGCTCGGCGTCTTCTTCGACACGATCGTCGTCTGTGCGGTCACGGGCTCCACCCAGGCCGGCATGATCGCGGGGTTCGCGGCGCTGGAGGAGGCGGGCGGTCCGCCGCGGCGCGTCATCGGCATCGACGCGAGCGCCAAGCTCGACGAGACCCGCGACCAGGTCGCCCGGATCGCGCGCGCCACGGCGGAGCTGATCGGCGTCGGCCGGCCGCTGCGGGAGGACGAGATCACCGTGCTGCCCGGCTGGGCCGGCGACCTGTACGGCATCCCGGTGGAGTCGACGCTCGACGCGATCCGGCTCACCGGCGAGCTGGAGGGCGTCATCATCGACCCCGTGTACGAGGGCAAGTCGATGGCCGGGCTGATCGACCTCGTGACCAGCGGCGACATCCCCGCGACCAGCAACGTGCTCTACGCGCACCTGGGCGGGCAGCCCGCGCTGAACGCCTACAGCGGCCTGTTCACGCAGACCCGCCAGATGCTCGGCTGA
- a CDS encoding AI-2E family transporter has translation MARLLHRPGTPPRLPAGRNLDASFRPARPATAARPARIAGGRSSGRERAVVGLPANPFGYAMLATLGVGAALALLGALSAVATVLVYVGVALFLALALEPGIEQLTARGLPRWAAATVMVVGSLVVIALVVVAVLPIAVPQVSSFGAGLVELLRTLPDQAWYAWATSNLGALDLNGLLSSLTDLLTDPRQLSAIAGGVLQVGTGLVNGVTAVIITTALTIYFALSLPSMVSAVLRLVPRSRREMTGSLLDEVLDSVGRYVSGQLLLATMNATFTLVLTLFAGSPAPILLAVIAFVAALIPVVGAVIGSVLVTLATLTVSPVAAIVVAACLLVYMQVEAYVLSPRVMSRAVSMPGVLVIVAALAGAALGGVLGALVAVPVAAACLLIINRVVIPYQEGR, from the coding sequence ATGGCCCGCCTGCTGCACCGCCCCGGCACCCCGCCACGCCTGCCCGCCGGGCGGAACCTCGACGCGAGCTTCCGCCCGGCGCGGCCCGCGACAGCCGCGCGGCCGGCGCGGATCGCGGGCGGACGGTCCTCGGGCCGCGAGCGCGCCGTCGTCGGGCTGCCCGCCAACCCGTTCGGCTACGCGATGCTCGCCACCCTGGGGGTCGGTGCGGCCCTCGCGCTGCTGGGCGCGCTCTCGGCGGTGGCGACGGTGCTCGTGTACGTCGGCGTGGCACTTTTCCTGGCGCTGGCCCTGGAGCCCGGCATCGAGCAGCTGACCGCCCGGGGACTGCCCCGCTGGGCGGCGGCCACGGTGATGGTCGTCGGGTCTCTGGTGGTGATCGCGCTGGTCGTCGTGGCGGTGCTGCCGATCGCCGTCCCGCAGGTCAGCAGCTTCGGCGCGGGGCTGGTGGAGCTGCTGCGCACCCTGCCCGACCAGGCCTGGTACGCCTGGGCGACCAGCAACCTGGGCGCGCTGGACCTGAACGGGCTGCTGTCCTCGCTGACCGACCTGCTCACGGACCCCCGGCAGCTCTCGGCCATCGCGGGCGGCGTGCTGCAGGTCGGCACGGGCCTGGTCAACGGCGTCACGGCGGTCATCATCACCACGGCGCTGACGATCTACTTCGCGCTGTCGCTGCCGAGCATGGTCTCCGCCGTCCTGCGGCTGGTGCCGCGGTCCCGGCGCGAGATGACCGGCTCGCTGCTGGACGAGGTGCTGGACTCCGTGGGCCGGTACGTCTCCGGGCAGCTCCTCCTGGCGACGATGAACGCGACGTTCACGCTGGTGCTCACCCTGTTCGCGGGCAGCCCGGCCCCGATCCTGCTCGCCGTGATCGCGTTCGTCGCGGCGCTCATCCCCGTCGTGGGTGCCGTCATCGGGTCCGTCCTGGTGACGCTCGCGACCCTGACCGTGAGCCCGGTCGCGGCGATCGTCGTCGCGGCGTGCCTGCTGGTCTACATGCAGGTCGAGGCGTACGTGCTGTCGCCGCGCGTGATGAGCCGCGCGGTGTCGATGCCGGGCGTCCTGGTCATCGTCGCGGCCTTGGCGGGCGCGGCGCTGGGCGGTGTGCTCGGCGCGCTCGTCGCCGTCCCGGTCGCGGCGGCGTGCCTGCTGATCATCAACCGCGTCGTCATCCCGTACCAGGAGGGGCGCTAG
- a CDS encoding GntR family transcriptional regulator — MPIPRSVPAIDRRLLRDDVYGRLRDAIVDGSLAPGEQLRDGELAAWLGVSRTPVREALLRLAEAGLVVARPGSSTTVSSLDLRDVRDARDVVAAMHEVAVRAAVPGLTTDDLDTMRAAEREFRDAIERGDVEAALRADDVLHGVPVTVAANRALSAVLDQYTPVLRRAERLRFASLGGRASFARHEELIQLCAAGDAEAAAAVAFDTWSTLPTDADQPGQPDQSHQPADQPEQPTPEEHR, encoded by the coding sequence ATGCCCATTCCGAGGAGTGTGCCCGCGATCGATCGCCGGCTGCTGCGTGACGACGTCTACGGCCGGCTGCGCGACGCGATCGTCGACGGCAGCCTGGCGCCCGGGGAGCAGCTGCGCGACGGCGAGCTCGCGGCCTGGCTCGGCGTCAGCCGCACGCCCGTGCGCGAGGCGCTGCTGCGGCTGGCCGAGGCCGGGCTGGTCGTGGCCCGGCCCGGCAGCTCGACGACCGTGAGCTCCCTCGACCTCCGGGACGTGCGGGACGCGCGCGACGTCGTCGCCGCGATGCACGAGGTCGCCGTGCGCGCGGCGGTGCCCGGCCTCACGACGGACGACCTCGACACCATGCGCGCGGCCGAACGCGAGTTCCGGGACGCGATCGAGCGCGGCGACGTCGAGGCGGCACTGCGCGCCGACGACGTGCTGCACGGCGTGCCCGTCACGGTCGCCGCCAACCGGGCGCTGTCCGCCGTGCTCGACCAGTACACGCCCGTGCTGCGCCGCGCGGAACGGCTGCGGTTCGCCTCGCTGGGCGGACGCGCGTCGTTCGCCCGGCACGAGGAGCTGATCCAGCTCTGCGCCGCCGGCGACGCCGAGGCGGCGGCCGCCGTCGCCTTCGACACCTGGTCCACCCTGCCCACCGACGCCGACCAGCCCGGCCAGCCCGATCAGTCCCACCAGCCCGCCGACCAGCCCGAGCAGCCCACCCCCGAGGAGCACCGTTGA
- a CDS encoding TetR/AcrR family transcriptional regulator yields the protein MVRWQPGTSERLQAAALELFASNGYEQTTAAEIAQSVGLTERTFFRHFSDKREVLFHGQQLLVEAFLGGVAAAPDDAPPMELVAAALGAAEEFFPAERRDHSRLRQTVIDQNQALQERERHKLSVLAATLGDALRARGVAEPAATLAAESAATVFGVAFTQWIAPGEDRSIGEIERSVLAELRDLIAVAPVGNA from the coding sequence ATGGTCAGATGGCAGCCCGGCACGAGCGAGCGGCTGCAGGCCGCCGCCCTGGAGCTCTTCGCGAGCAACGGCTACGAGCAGACGACGGCCGCGGAGATCGCGCAGTCGGTCGGCCTGACGGAACGCACCTTCTTCCGCCACTTCAGCGACAAGCGCGAGGTGCTGTTCCACGGCCAGCAGCTCCTGGTCGAGGCCTTCCTCGGCGGCGTCGCGGCCGCGCCCGACGATGCCCCGCCGATGGAGCTGGTCGCCGCGGCGCTGGGGGCGGCGGAGGAGTTCTTCCCGGCCGAACGCCGCGACCACTCCCGGCTGCGGCAGACCGTCATCGACCAGAACCAGGCGCTGCAGGAGCGGGAGCGGCACAAGCTGTCGGTGCTGGCCGCGACGCTGGGCGACGCGCTGCGCGCCCGCGGCGTCGCCGAGCCGGCCGCCACGCTCGCGGCGGAGTCGGCGGCCACGGTGTTCGGCGTCGCGTTCACGCAGTGGATCGCGCCCGGCGAGGACCGCTCGATCGGGGAGATCGAGCGGTCGGTGCTCGCCGAGCTGCGCGACCTCATCGCCGTCGCCCCCGTCGGGAACGCCTGA
- a CDS encoding N-acyl-D-amino-acid deacylase family protein, with protein MSTRSDSDLLLRGGLVVDGSGAEPVVGDVLVRDGRIAAVGGRVDAPGARVVDVGGLAVAPGFIDMHAHSDLAVLADGEHLAKVTQGVTTEAVGQDGISYAPVTDETMALVREQIAGWNGIPDGVDFSWRSVAEYLAEVDRRGSATNVAYLVPQGTVRMNVVGTGDRRATPAEIAEMRAQVAQGLREGAFGLSSGLTYVPGMFADTDELVALCEVVAEHGGYYAPHQRSYGAGAVGAYAEMVDVARRSGCALHLTHATMNFPENRGRAGELLALVDRAIADGVDITLDTYPYLPGSTTLSALLPSRAAVGGPERTLARLRDPGERAWIAHEVEVVGSDGCHGVPVDWDSIEIAGVRDAALGDRVGRTVARIALDEGRAPADVFFDLLLADRLGTSILQHVGDEGNVREIMRHPRHTGGSDGILVGAKPHPRGSGTFPRYLGRYVREEGVLSLADMIVHLSARPAARLGLHDRGRIAEGYVADVVVFDPDTVADRATPDQPRLTAAGIPWVLVGGVPVIEDGARTDARPGRALRHRPRATR; from the coding sequence GTGTCGACGCGGTCTGACTCGGACCTGCTGCTGCGCGGCGGTCTCGTCGTCGACGGCAGCGGCGCGGAGCCGGTCGTCGGCGACGTGCTGGTGCGGGACGGCCGGATCGCCGCCGTCGGCGGGCGGGTCGACGCGCCCGGGGCGCGCGTCGTCGACGTCGGCGGACTGGCCGTGGCGCCGGGCTTCATCGACATGCATGCCCACTCCGACCTGGCCGTCCTGGCGGACGGCGAGCACCTCGCCAAGGTCACGCAGGGCGTCACGACCGAGGCGGTGGGCCAGGACGGGATCTCGTACGCGCCCGTCACCGACGAGACGATGGCGCTGGTCCGCGAGCAGATCGCGGGCTGGAACGGCATCCCGGACGGGGTCGACTTCTCCTGGCGGTCCGTCGCGGAGTACCTGGCCGAGGTGGACCGGCGCGGCAGCGCGACCAACGTCGCGTACCTGGTGCCGCAGGGCACCGTCCGGATGAACGTCGTCGGCACGGGCGACCGGCGGGCGACGCCCGCCGAGATCGCGGAGATGCGCGCGCAGGTCGCCCAGGGTCTGCGGGAGGGCGCGTTCGGCCTGTCGTCCGGGCTCACCTACGTGCCCGGAATGTTCGCCGACACCGACGAGCTCGTCGCCCTGTGCGAGGTGGTCGCGGAGCACGGCGGGTACTACGCCCCGCACCAGCGGTCCTACGGCGCGGGGGCGGTCGGCGCCTACGCCGAGATGGTCGACGTCGCGCGGCGCTCCGGCTGCGCCCTGCACCTGACGCACGCGACGATGAACTTCCCCGAGAACCGTGGCCGCGCGGGGGAGCTGCTGGCGCTCGTCGACCGGGCGATCGCGGACGGCGTCGACATCACGCTCGACACGTACCCCTACCTCCCCGGCTCCACCACGCTGTCCGCGCTGCTGCCGAGCCGCGCCGCGGTCGGCGGTCCGGAGCGGACGCTGGCCCGGCTGCGCGACCCGGGGGAGCGGGCGTGGATCGCGCACGAGGTCGAGGTCGTCGGCAGCGACGGCTGCCACGGCGTGCCCGTCGACTGGGACAGCATCGAGATCGCGGGGGTGCGCGACGCCGCGCTCGGCGACCGGGTGGGCCGCACCGTGGCGCGGATCGCGCTGGACGAGGGGCGGGCGCCGGCCGACGTGTTCTTCGACCTGCTGCTCGCCGACCGGCTCGGCACGAGCATCCTGCAGCACGTCGGCGACGAGGGGAACGTCCGCGAGATCATGCGGCACCCCCGGCACACGGGCGGCAGCGACGGCATCCTGGTCGGCGCCAAGCCGCACCCGCGCGGCTCGGGCACGTTCCCGCGCTACCTCGGCCGGTACGTGCGCGAGGAGGGCGTGCTGTCGCTCGCCGACATGATCGTGCACCTCTCTGCCCGCCCCGCGGCCCGGCTCGGTCTGCACGACCGGGGTCGGATCGCCGAGGGCTACGTGGCCGACGTCGTCGTCTTCGACCCGGACACCGTCGCCGACCGTGCGACGCCGGACCAGCCGCGCCTGACTGCCGCCGGCATCCCGTGGGTCCTGGTGGGTGGCGTCCCCGTGATCGAGGACGGGGCCCGCACCGATGCGCGCCCGGGCCGAGCGCTGCGGCACCGGCCGCGCGCGACGCGCTGA
- a CDS encoding response regulator transcription factor, whose translation MSGGADVTRVVIVDDQTLVRHGIRALLEIADVEVVGEADDGASALEVIADVAPDVILLDLRMPRYDGLWTLDRLREQGSDVPVLVLTTFDDDTLVLDALRSGARGYLLKDVTVEQLTRAVHALAGGGTLVAPSITDRMLRALRSFPTSDDGDTFAVQPLTDRETEVLRLMAEGYTNREISGALSLVEGTVKNHVSAILLKLAARDRTNAVLRALRLGVLG comes from the coding sequence GTGAGCGGGGGCGCCGACGTGACGCGCGTCGTCATCGTCGACGACCAGACCCTGGTGCGGCACGGCATCCGGGCGCTCCTGGAGATCGCCGACGTCGAGGTCGTGGGCGAGGCCGACGACGGCGCGTCCGCCCTGGAGGTGATCGCCGACGTCGCGCCGGACGTCATCCTGCTCGACCTGCGCATGCCCCGCTACGACGGCCTCTGGACCCTGGACCGGCTCCGGGAGCAGGGCAGCGACGTGCCCGTCCTGGTGCTCACCACGTTCGACGACGACACCCTGGTCCTCGACGCGCTGCGTTCCGGGGCCCGCGGGTACCTGCTCAAGGACGTGACGGTCGAGCAGCTCACGCGCGCCGTGCACGCGCTGGCCGGCGGCGGGACTCTCGTGGCGCCGTCGATCACCGACCGGATGCTGCGTGCGCTCCGCTCCTTCCCGACGTCGGACGACGGCGACACGTTCGCCGTCCAGCCGCTCACCGACCGCGAGACCGAGGTGCTGCGCCTGATGGCCGAGGGGTACACCAACCGCGAGATCTCGGGCGCGCTGTCCCTGGTCGAGGGCACCGTGAAGAACCACGTCTCGGCCATCCTGCTCAAGCTCGCGGCCCGGGACCGGACCAACGCCGTGCTGCGCGCCCTCCGCCTGGGCGTGCTCGGCTAG